AACTGAAGCGCATGACCGAAGGTAAGCTCCCGATTATTGGCGTTGGCGGGATCGACAGCGCGGCTGCGGCAAAAGAAAAGCTTGAAGCCGGCGCCGATTTGATCCAGGTTTACACCGGTTTTATTTATGAAGGTCCTCAGTTGATCAAAAAGATCATCACGGAGATCTAATCGGCTGTTTTATAAGCTACTGAATATAATTGTAATTATTCTGTAACTTAGCCGCCATTCAGAGACACTTTGATAAAACGATCATTGTCACACCGCAATGATCGTTTTTTCCTTATAAAGATCATTCATATAGCGCGATGATCTAAAACAATTTGTTATTACAAAAATTTTCACACAGCGATATTTCGCGATATACTTCTGTCTAGGTCTTAGATGCGTAACACATTGATATCGGGAGGTCCGTTTTGCAAGCATCCAAAGAGTGGCGGTGGATAAGATGTAGCCACAGGAACAGACTGCTTGTTGATTTGGGTGATGACCTTCAGTTATGCACGCCGTTTCGTCTCAGACAATTAACGGAAGACTCCCTGCAAAGTGTCGACTTAAGCGTCGAAGAAGCCGCATTTTATCGCAATGTTTATGATTACTTGCTCGGCTTCAAAGTCTGGTCTGAGCCTCAGAGCTGTCAAATCGCACTTAACGCCACTGCCGCAAAATTCCATTTACTTCCTGTCCAGGCTAAAAGCTGGTTCTTTAGTTGTTACACAGGGGGGCAGCCTTTATGCGACGCCGTCGTGACCCTGCATTCAAGGTGCCAGCGCGGTGAGTTCCTGATTGTTGATCATAACCATGAAACCAGCTTGTGTATAAATCTGACACAAGGCTTTATGCTGGATGAAAACATCGAGCTTGAGCAGTTCCAGGCAATCAAGGTCCTTAACGACAGAGTACATCCTCTAATTCAGGTACATAAACAGAGCCAAACCGCCTGACGTTCATGCCAATCTCTACTTTGTGATATCTGCAGAGTCAGTCGCGCTGTGTGACTCTGATATGCCAGTCTGCTCCTTGCTGTGTTATACTCGCTGCAATTGAAATTATTGAGTATTTACATTGCAGTTTATTGCCTTAACGTCTATCGGAATTGAAAACTTACTGCTTGAAGAGCTTCAGTCTCAGGGACTGGAAGTTGTCAAACAAAGTGTTGGTTCGGTCCGCTTTACTGCGGATAGTCTGGCAGTGCAGAAATTCTGTATGACCACGCGCTTTGCAACGCGCGTCATGATGCTGATTGATGAGCACGAAAACATCAACAACAAAGATGATCTATACAAGTTCGCGCGTTTTCAGGGCTGGCAGGAGTGGTTTGGTCCTAAGCAAACATTTGCGGTTGAGTTCAATGGTACCAACCGGGAGCTGAAAAACACGCAGTTTTCCGGGTTAGTGATCAAAGACGCCATTGTTGATTATTTTCAGGATCTGTACGAGCAACGACCGTCCGTCGATAAGCAAGACGCCAATGTACGCGTGATAGCGAAACTCAATAAGGAAAAAATTGCCCTTTATATCGACTATTCTGGCCCACGCCTGTCAGACAGAGGGTATCGTACCAAGCAAGGCCGGGCGCCTATCCGCGAAAACCTTGCAGCGGCATTGGTGCAGCGCAGTGGTTGGCTGAATGATACCTCTAAACCTTTGTTTGACCCGTGTTGTGGCTCTGGTACTTTGCTGATTGAAGCGGCCAGCATGGCGCTGAACTTGCCTGCCAATATAAACAAAGACTTTGCCTTCAAGCGTTTACCTGGGTTTCGTGATGCCAAATTTAAAGAGCTAAAAAGCGAGTTAAAACAGGCACAACTGGATAAACCCTTGTGGATCATCGGCCAGGACATTGACGCTCAGGTGCTGGAAACCGCAATAGGCAACGCCAAACGCGCAGGGCTCGAGCAATACATCCGTTTTAGTGAGGGAGATGCCAGCCAGCTGACTTGTGTTGCCAAACGCCCAGGTACATTGCTTAGCAACCTGCCTTATGGTGAGCGTTTAGGCTCTATGGCAGAGCTAATTAGTCTGTACCGGGGTATGGGTGAGCGATTCAAGAAACACTATAAAGACTGGTCTGTGGCCTTACTTGGCACAGACGAGGCACTATTTAAAACCCTCAAACTGTCGTCGAAAAAGCGTTATAAATTTAAAAACGGTCCGCTCGATGTCGCTTTGTATCTTTACGATATGGATGAGCGCCAGGTGGCGCAAAACGAACAGACCGGCGCGTTGCATTTTGAACAGTCACGGGCGTTTGCCAACCGGGTTAAAAAGAACAAGCAAGCTTTGAAAAGCTGGCTCAAAAAAGAGCAGGTCCAGGCGTATCGTGTGTATGATGCCGATATTCCAGAGTATAATGTGGCAGTGGATGTCTACGGCGATAGTGCCGTGGTATTTGAATACGCCGCACCAAAAGAAATCGACGAGTTAGTCGCCAACAAACGCCTTCAGGATGTTATCACGCTGACCGCGGAAACGCTGGATATTGACCCTTCTGATATTGCGGTCAAGGTGCGTAAAAAGCAAAAAGGTCAGGAACAATACAATGCACTCAGCAAGCAAAACCGGGTGCAAGTGATTGAAGAGTTTGGCGCTAAGTTCAAAGTTAACTTGTTCGATTACCTGGACACCGGATTGTTTTTAGATCACCGACTGGCCAGGCGCTATATTCAGCAAAATGCCAGGAACAAGCGTGTCCTGAACTTGTTTGCCTATACCGGCAGTGCGTCTGTCCATGCCGCGCTCGGTGGCGCAAAAGCAGTCACTACCGTCGATATGTCTAAAACTTACCTGAAGTGGGCAGAAGAGAACTTCGCGTTAAACGAGTTGCGCAACCCACGATTCAGATTTGAGCAGGCTGACTGTCTTAAGTGGCTTGAGCACGCGCAGGGTCAATATGACTTGATCTTCCTTGACCCACCAACGTTTTCCAATTCAAAACGTATGAAAGACGTGTTTGATGTGCAGCGCGATCATATCCAGCTACTGGGATGGGTGAAAAAAATCCTCAGCCCGGGTGGTACCTTGTTGTTTTCCAATAACAAGCGCGGCTTTAAAATGGATGAAGTTGGTCTCATGGGACTTGGGCTCAAGGCTGAAAACGTGTCAGAGCAAACTTTGTCACCGGATTTCAAGCGTAACAAGCAAATTCACAACAGTTGGTTGATCACCCATGGCTAAGCTTACCCTGTTTTATACTGACGGCTGTCACCTTTGCGAGCAGGCTCACGAATTGGTGCTACGTTGTGTCGACAGCGACGCTGTAATGCATCAGGATATTGTGGACGACCCTCAGCTGATGGCTGACTATCAGACGTCCATTCCCGTACTTAAGTCAACAGACAGTGCCAGGACTTTGTTCTGGCCCTTCACAGAACAAGATATAAAAGAGTTGTTAAAGTAAGATGGATTTAATCAGAATTGCAAGAGCCCAGCTGGCTTTTGGTACTCATCCTTTGTTAGATCAGGCGGATGCGGTCATTGAGGCCGGAGAGCGGGTCTGTATTGTCGGGCGCAACGGTGCCGGTAAATCAACCCTGCTTAAGGTTCTGGACGGGCAAGTTCAGCTCGACGATGGCGAAATTAACCGAGTGTCTGGCCTGAAAGTATCGCGGCTCGAGCAAGATCCGCCAAAGGGTGCACAGGGTAGTGTATTCGATTATGTGGCCGGTGGTCTGCCAGATATTGCCCAGCTACTGATTGATTATCATCATGTCAGTGAAGCACTGCAAACGGATCATTCAAGCAGCTTGCTCAGTCGCCTGGAGCGTTTATCAGCCGACATTGAAGCAAAAGATGCGTGGCGTTTCGAAAGCCGTATCAAGCTGGTCCTGACCCAATTGCAACTGAGTGCCAACATGAAGCTGGAAAAACTCTCCGGTGGCTGGTTGCGTAAAGTGGCTTTAGCGAAGGCACTGGTGAGCGACCCCGACTTGCTGCTGCTGGACGAACCAACCAACCACCTGGACATGAGCAGTGTTGAGTGGCTTGAGCAATTCTTAAAGGAATTCAAAGGCGGTATTGTTTTTATCTCCCACGACCGGGCATTTATCCGCGGTGTTGCAACGCGTATTCTTGATTTGGACCGCGGTAAGCTTATCTCTTACCCGGGCGATTATGCTAAGTATCTGGAGCAAAAGGCGCACGATCTGAAAGTTGAAGAGGCACAAAACGCCTTATTTGACAAAAAACTAGCTGAAGAAGAAGCCTGGATCCGACAAGGGATCAAAGCACGCCGCACACGCAACGAAGGACGTGTCAGAGCCCTCAAAGCACTGCGGGTTGAGCGTAAGCAGCGTGTTGAGCAAGTCGGCAAGACTGACTTTAACATTGAATCAGCCGAACGCTCCGGTAAGTTGGTCTTCGAGGCACAACATATTGGTCATGCCTTTAAAGATAAGCGCA
The Pseudoalteromonas viridis DNA segment above includes these coding regions:
- a CDS encoding cell division protein ZapC domain-containing protein, producing the protein MQASKEWRWIRCSHRNRLLVDLGDDLQLCTPFRLRQLTEDSLQSVDLSVEEAAFYRNVYDYLLGFKVWSEPQSCQIALNATAAKFHLLPVQAKSWFFSCYTGGQPLCDAVVTLHSRCQRGEFLIVDHNHETSLCINLTQGFMLDENIELEQFQAIKVLNDRVHPLIQVHKQSQTA
- the rlmKL gene encoding bifunctional 23S rRNA (guanine(2069)-N(7))-methyltransferase RlmK/23S rRNA (guanine(2445)-N(2))-methyltransferase RlmL, which encodes MQFIALTSIGIENLLLEELQSQGLEVVKQSVGSVRFTADSLAVQKFCMTTRFATRVMMLIDEHENINNKDDLYKFARFQGWQEWFGPKQTFAVEFNGTNRELKNTQFSGLVIKDAIVDYFQDLYEQRPSVDKQDANVRVIAKLNKEKIALYIDYSGPRLSDRGYRTKQGRAPIRENLAAALVQRSGWLNDTSKPLFDPCCGSGTLLIEAASMALNLPANINKDFAFKRLPGFRDAKFKELKSELKQAQLDKPLWIIGQDIDAQVLETAIGNAKRAGLEQYIRFSEGDASQLTCVAKRPGTLLSNLPYGERLGSMAELISLYRGMGERFKKHYKDWSVALLGTDEALFKTLKLSSKKRYKFKNGPLDVALYLYDMDERQVAQNEQTGALHFEQSRAFANRVKKNKQALKSWLKKEQVQAYRVYDADIPEYNVAVDVYGDSAVVFEYAAPKEIDELVANKRLQDVITLTAETLDIDPSDIAVKVRKKQKGQEQYNALSKQNRVQVIEEFGAKFKVNLFDYLDTGLFLDHRLARRYIQQNARNKRVLNLFAYTGSASVHAALGGAKAVTTVDMSKTYLKWAEENFALNELRNPRFRFEQADCLKWLEHAQGQYDLIFLDPPTFSNSKRMKDVFDVQRDHIQLLGWVKKILSPGGTLLFSNNKRGFKMDEVGLMGLGLKAENVSEQTLSPDFKRNKQIHNSWLITHG
- a CDS encoding glutaredoxin family protein; this encodes MAKLTLFYTDGCHLCEQAHELVLRCVDSDAVMHQDIVDDPQLMADYQTSIPVLKSTDSARTLFWPFTEQDIKELLK